A window of the Falco rusticolus isolate bFalRus1 chromosome 1, bFalRus1.pri, whole genome shotgun sequence genome harbors these coding sequences:
- the PCDH18 gene encoding protocadherin-18 isoform X2, whose amino-acid sequence MNCRNLPMHRLGSKMHFIFIFALMIISFNKAALGRNLKYRIYEEQRVGSVIARLSEDVADVLLKMPNPSSVRFRAMQRGNSPLLVVREDNGEISIGAKIDREQLCQKNLNCSIEFDVITLPTEHLQLFHVEVEVLDINDNSPQFSRALIPIEISESAAVGTRIPLDSAFDPDVGDNSLHTYSLSTNDFFSIEVRTRTDGAKYAELIVVRELDRELKSSYELQLTASDKGVPQRSGSSLLKISISDSNDNSPVFEQQSYIIQLLENSPIGTLLIDLNATDPDEGANGKVVYSFSSHVSAKIVETFKVDSERGHLTLLKQVDYEATKSYEIDAQAQDLGPNSIPAHCKIIIKVVDVNDNRPEINLNLMSPEKEEIAYVSEGSPLDTFVALVRVQDKDSGMNGEIVCKLHGHGHFKLQKTYENNYLILTNATLDREKRSEYSLTVIAEDKGTPSLSTVKHFTVQISDENDNPPRFQTNRYEVVILENNSPGAYITSVTATDPDLGDNGQVTYTILESYILGSSVTTYVTIDPSNGAIYALRTFDHEEVNQIAFVVQARDGGSQQLVSNTTVVLTVIDENDNAPVIVGPVLRNSTAEISIPKDAGIGFLVTRVRATDRDSGMNSELSCSIAADKENSIFVMDPKTCDISINVSIESVPAKQWEFFVIVQDKGSPQLSTKALLKCTVFEYVYSFASTEATLVSQPSLDVSMITIISLGSICAVLLVIMVIFATRCNREKKDTRSYNCRVAESTYQHHPKRPSRQIHKGDITLVPTVNGTLPIRSHHRASPSPSPTLERGQMSSRQSHHSHQSLNSLVTISSNHVPENFSLELTHATPAVEVSQLLSMLHQGQYQPRPSFRGNKYSRSYRYALQDMDKFSLKDSGRGDSEAGDSDYDLGRESPIDRLLGEGFSDLFLTDGRIPAAMRLCTEECRVLGHSDQCWMPPLPSPSSDYRSNMFIPGEEFQSPQQQLQLQQQQQQGLEEDAQPADASEKKKSFSTFGKDCQSKEDSGDTCTSSLLSEMSSVFQRLLPPSLDAYAECNEMDRSNSLERRKGHLPAKTVNYPQGVAAWAASTHFQNPANNGPTMGTHSSAQPSSKWLPAMEEIPENYEEDDFDNVLNHLSDGKHELMDASELVAEINKLLQDVRQN is encoded by the exons ATGAATTGCAGAAACTTACCAATGCACCGGCTCGGCAGTAAAATGCACTTTATATTCATTTTTGCACTGATGATAATATCTTTCAATAAGGCTGCGCTCGGCAGGAATTTGAAATACAGGATTTATGAGGAGCAGAGAGTTGGATCAGTAATTGCGAGACTGTCGGAGGATGTAGctgatgttttattaaaaatgcctAACCCTTCCTCGGTTCGGTTTCGAGCCATGCAGAGGGGGAATTCTCCCTTGCTCGTAGTCCGCGAGGATAACGGAGAGATCAGCATAGGGGCTAAAATTGATCGGGAGCAACTCTGCCAGAAAAACTTAAACTGCTCCATCGAGTTTGATGTGATCACTCTGCCCACTGAACATCTGCAGCTTTTCCATGTTGAAGTTGAAGTGCTGGATATTAACGACAACTCTCCCCAGTTTTCCAGAGCTCTCATCCCGATCGAAATATCAGAGAGCGCAGCCGTAGGAACCCGGATCCCTTTGGACAGCGCTTTTGATCCAGATGTAGGGGATAACTCCCTTCACACTTACTCCCTTTctacaaatgatttttttagCATTGAGGTGCGAACCAGGACCGATGGTGCTAAGTATGCGGAGCTGATTGTGGTCAGAGAGCTGGACCGGGAGTTGAAGTCAAGTTATGAACTCCAGCTCACTGCCTCAGATAAAGGGGTGCCTCAGAGATCCGGCTCATCCCTCctgaaaataagcatttctgaTTCTAATGACAACAGCCCGGTTTTCGAGCAGCAGTCCTATATAATCCAGCTCCTAGAAAACTCACCCATCGGGACTTTGCTCATAGACCTCAATGCCACTGACCCAGATGAGGGCGCTAACGGTAAAGTCGTGTACTCCTTCAGTAGTCATGTTTCTGCCAAAATTGTAGAGACTTTTAAGGTAGATTCAGAAAGAGGGCACCTGACCCTCCTGAAGCAAGTGGACTATGAAGCAACCAAATCCTATGAAATTGATGCTCAGGCTCAAGATTTGGGGCCGAATTCTATTCCAGCTCATTGCAAAATCATAATTAAAGTTGTGGATGTGAATGACAACAGACCTGAAATTAACTTAAACCTGATGTCcccagagaaagaagagataGCCTACGTTTCTGAAGGGTCACCCTTGGACACTTTCGTGGCCCTGGTCAGAGTGCAAGACAAGGACTCTGGTATGAATGGAGAGATAGTTTGCAAGCTCCATGGACATGGCCACTTTAAACTCCAAAAGACTTATGAAAATAACTATTTAATCTTGACTAATGCCACTCTAGATAGGGAAAAGAGATCTGAATACAGCTTGACTGTAATAGCGGAGGACAAGGGAACGCCAAGTCTTTCCACAGTGAAACACTTTACTGTCCAAATCAGTGATGAAAATGACAACCCTCCCCGCTTCCAGACAAACAGATACGAAGTTGTTATCTTGGAAAATAACTCTCCGGGAGCGTACATCACGTCAGTCACAGCCACAGACCCAGATCTAGGTGACAACGGGCAGGTGACGTACACCATTTTGGAGAGCTATATTTTGGGAAGTTCTGTAACAACCTATGTGACCATCGATCCCTCCAATGGGGCGATCTATGCCCTGCGAACCTTTGACCATGAAGAAGTAAATCAAATTGCCTTTGTGGTTCAAGCTAGGGATGGAGGGAGTCAGCAGCTTGTTAGTAATACCACGGTTGTACTGACCGTCATCGACGAAAATGACAACGCTCCCGTCATTGTGGGGCCAGTGCTACGcaacagcacagcagaaatCTCCATCCCTAAAGATGCTGGCATTGGCTTTCTTGTCACCAGGGTAAGGGCCACGGATAGAGACTCTGGTATGAACTCTGAGCTCAGCTGCTCCATAGCCGCTGacaaggaaaacagcatctttGTGATGGATCCCAAAACTTGTGACATCTCTATCAATGTGAGCATAGAATCAGTGCCAGCAAAACAATGGGAGTTTTTTGTGATAGTCCAGGATAAAGGCAGCCCTCAGCTTAGTACTAaagcacttctgaaatgcaCCGTTTTTGAGTATGTTTATTCATTTGCAAGCACAGAAGCAACTTTGGTGAGCCAGCCCTCCCTGGATGTCTCCATGATAACCATTATATCCTTAGGATCGATATGTGCTGTGTTGTTGGTCATTATGGTTATCTTTGCTACAAGATGTAATCGGGAGAAGAAGGACACCAGATCCTACAACTGTCGCGTGGCGGAGTCGACCTACCAGCACCACCCAAAACGACCCTCACGACAGATCCACAAAGGGGACATTACGTTAGTGCCAACAGTTAATGGCACTTTGCCCATCAGATCTCACCACAGAGCTTCTCCGTCGCCATCTCCGACCCTGGAAAGGGGACAGATGAGCAGCCGGCAgagccaccacagccaccaATCGCTGAACAGCCTGGTGACAATCTCCTCTAACCACGTGCCTGAAAACTTCTCGCTGGAACTCACCCACGCTACTCCGGCTGTTGAG GTTTCTCAGCTTCTCTCGATGCTCCACCAGGGCCAGTATCAACCAAGGCCAAGTTTTCGAGGAAACAAGTATTCCAGAAGCTACAG GTATGCCCTACAAGATATGGATAAATTCAGCTTGAAAGACAGTGGCCGAGGTGACAGTGAAGCTGGAGACAGTGATTATGATTTGGGGAGAGAGTCTCCAATTGACAGACTTCTTGGGGAAGGATTCAGTGACCTTTTCCTTACAGATGGGAGAATTCCTGCAG CGATGCGACTGTGCACGGAGGAGTGCAGGGTTCTGGGGCACTCTGACCAGTGCTGGATGCCACCGttgccctctccctcctctgaCTACAGAAGTAACATGTTCATCCCTGGAGAGGAGTTCCAgtcaccccagcagcagctgcagctgcagcagcagcagcagcagggccttGAGGAAGATGCGCAGCCTGCTGACGCcagtgagaaaaagaagagctttTCCACGTTTGGTAAAGACTGCCAGAGCAAGGAGGATTCAGGGGACACCTGTacctcctctctcctttctgaAATGAGCAGTGTCTTCCAGCGCCTGCTGCCTCCCTCGCTAGATGCCTACGCGGAGTGCAATGAGATGGATCGCTCCAACTCGTTGGAGCGCAGGAAGGGACATTTGCCAGCCAAGACTGTAAATTATCCGCAGGGGgtggcagcctgggcagccagCACACATTTCCAAAATCCTGCCAACAACGGGCCCACTATGGGGACTCACTCGAGCGCGCAGCCTTCCTCCAAGTGGCTGCCAGCCATGGAGGAGATCCCAGAGAATTACGAGGAAGATGATTTTGACAATGTGCTCAACCACCTCAGTGATGGTAAACACGAACTCATGGATGCCAGTGAGCTGGTGGCAGAAATTAACAAGCTGCTGCAAGATGTCCGGCAGAACTAA
- the PCDH18 gene encoding protocadherin-18 isoform X1 gives MNCRNLPMHRLGSKMHFIFIFALMIISFNKAALGRNLKYRIYEEQRVGSVIARLSEDVADVLLKMPNPSSVRFRAMQRGNSPLLVVREDNGEISIGAKIDREQLCQKNLNCSIEFDVITLPTEHLQLFHVEVEVLDINDNSPQFSRALIPIEISESAAVGTRIPLDSAFDPDVGDNSLHTYSLSTNDFFSIEVRTRTDGAKYAELIVVRELDRELKSSYELQLTASDKGVPQRSGSSLLKISISDSNDNSPVFEQQSYIIQLLENSPIGTLLIDLNATDPDEGANGKVVYSFSSHVSAKIVETFKVDSERGHLTLLKQVDYEATKSYEIDAQAQDLGPNSIPAHCKIIIKVVDVNDNRPEINLNLMSPEKEEIAYVSEGSPLDTFVALVRVQDKDSGMNGEIVCKLHGHGHFKLQKTYENNYLILTNATLDREKRSEYSLTVIAEDKGTPSLSTVKHFTVQISDENDNPPRFQTNRYEVVILENNSPGAYITSVTATDPDLGDNGQVTYTILESYILGSSVTTYVTIDPSNGAIYALRTFDHEEVNQIAFVVQARDGGSQQLVSNTTVVLTVIDENDNAPVIVGPVLRNSTAEISIPKDAGIGFLVTRVRATDRDSGMNSELSCSIAADKENSIFVMDPKTCDISINVSIESVPAKQWEFFVIVQDKGSPQLSTKALLKCTVFEYVYSFASTEATLVSQPSLDVSMITIISLGSICAVLLVIMVIFATRCNREKKDTRSYNCRVAESTYQHHPKRPSRQIHKGDITLVPTVNGTLPIRSHHRASPSPSPTLERGQMSSRQSHHSHQSLNSLVTISSNHVPENFSLELTHATPAVEQVSQLLSMLHQGQYQPRPSFRGNKYSRSYRYALQDMDKFSLKDSGRGDSEAGDSDYDLGRESPIDRLLGEGFSDLFLTDGRIPAAMRLCTEECRVLGHSDQCWMPPLPSPSSDYRSNMFIPGEEFQSPQQQLQLQQQQQQGLEEDAQPADASEKKKSFSTFGKDCQSKEDSGDTCTSSLLSEMSSVFQRLLPPSLDAYAECNEMDRSNSLERRKGHLPAKTVNYPQGVAAWAASTHFQNPANNGPTMGTHSSAQPSSKWLPAMEEIPENYEEDDFDNVLNHLSDGKHELMDASELVAEINKLLQDVRQN, from the exons ATGAATTGCAGAAACTTACCAATGCACCGGCTCGGCAGTAAAATGCACTTTATATTCATTTTTGCACTGATGATAATATCTTTCAATAAGGCTGCGCTCGGCAGGAATTTGAAATACAGGATTTATGAGGAGCAGAGAGTTGGATCAGTAATTGCGAGACTGTCGGAGGATGTAGctgatgttttattaaaaatgcctAACCCTTCCTCGGTTCGGTTTCGAGCCATGCAGAGGGGGAATTCTCCCTTGCTCGTAGTCCGCGAGGATAACGGAGAGATCAGCATAGGGGCTAAAATTGATCGGGAGCAACTCTGCCAGAAAAACTTAAACTGCTCCATCGAGTTTGATGTGATCACTCTGCCCACTGAACATCTGCAGCTTTTCCATGTTGAAGTTGAAGTGCTGGATATTAACGACAACTCTCCCCAGTTTTCCAGAGCTCTCATCCCGATCGAAATATCAGAGAGCGCAGCCGTAGGAACCCGGATCCCTTTGGACAGCGCTTTTGATCCAGATGTAGGGGATAACTCCCTTCACACTTACTCCCTTTctacaaatgatttttttagCATTGAGGTGCGAACCAGGACCGATGGTGCTAAGTATGCGGAGCTGATTGTGGTCAGAGAGCTGGACCGGGAGTTGAAGTCAAGTTATGAACTCCAGCTCACTGCCTCAGATAAAGGGGTGCCTCAGAGATCCGGCTCATCCCTCctgaaaataagcatttctgaTTCTAATGACAACAGCCCGGTTTTCGAGCAGCAGTCCTATATAATCCAGCTCCTAGAAAACTCACCCATCGGGACTTTGCTCATAGACCTCAATGCCACTGACCCAGATGAGGGCGCTAACGGTAAAGTCGTGTACTCCTTCAGTAGTCATGTTTCTGCCAAAATTGTAGAGACTTTTAAGGTAGATTCAGAAAGAGGGCACCTGACCCTCCTGAAGCAAGTGGACTATGAAGCAACCAAATCCTATGAAATTGATGCTCAGGCTCAAGATTTGGGGCCGAATTCTATTCCAGCTCATTGCAAAATCATAATTAAAGTTGTGGATGTGAATGACAACAGACCTGAAATTAACTTAAACCTGATGTCcccagagaaagaagagataGCCTACGTTTCTGAAGGGTCACCCTTGGACACTTTCGTGGCCCTGGTCAGAGTGCAAGACAAGGACTCTGGTATGAATGGAGAGATAGTTTGCAAGCTCCATGGACATGGCCACTTTAAACTCCAAAAGACTTATGAAAATAACTATTTAATCTTGACTAATGCCACTCTAGATAGGGAAAAGAGATCTGAATACAGCTTGACTGTAATAGCGGAGGACAAGGGAACGCCAAGTCTTTCCACAGTGAAACACTTTACTGTCCAAATCAGTGATGAAAATGACAACCCTCCCCGCTTCCAGACAAACAGATACGAAGTTGTTATCTTGGAAAATAACTCTCCGGGAGCGTACATCACGTCAGTCACAGCCACAGACCCAGATCTAGGTGACAACGGGCAGGTGACGTACACCATTTTGGAGAGCTATATTTTGGGAAGTTCTGTAACAACCTATGTGACCATCGATCCCTCCAATGGGGCGATCTATGCCCTGCGAACCTTTGACCATGAAGAAGTAAATCAAATTGCCTTTGTGGTTCAAGCTAGGGATGGAGGGAGTCAGCAGCTTGTTAGTAATACCACGGTTGTACTGACCGTCATCGACGAAAATGACAACGCTCCCGTCATTGTGGGGCCAGTGCTACGcaacagcacagcagaaatCTCCATCCCTAAAGATGCTGGCATTGGCTTTCTTGTCACCAGGGTAAGGGCCACGGATAGAGACTCTGGTATGAACTCTGAGCTCAGCTGCTCCATAGCCGCTGacaaggaaaacagcatctttGTGATGGATCCCAAAACTTGTGACATCTCTATCAATGTGAGCATAGAATCAGTGCCAGCAAAACAATGGGAGTTTTTTGTGATAGTCCAGGATAAAGGCAGCCCTCAGCTTAGTACTAaagcacttctgaaatgcaCCGTTTTTGAGTATGTTTATTCATTTGCAAGCACAGAAGCAACTTTGGTGAGCCAGCCCTCCCTGGATGTCTCCATGATAACCATTATATCCTTAGGATCGATATGTGCTGTGTTGTTGGTCATTATGGTTATCTTTGCTACAAGATGTAATCGGGAGAAGAAGGACACCAGATCCTACAACTGTCGCGTGGCGGAGTCGACCTACCAGCACCACCCAAAACGACCCTCACGACAGATCCACAAAGGGGACATTACGTTAGTGCCAACAGTTAATGGCACTTTGCCCATCAGATCTCACCACAGAGCTTCTCCGTCGCCATCTCCGACCCTGGAAAGGGGACAGATGAGCAGCCGGCAgagccaccacagccaccaATCGCTGAACAGCCTGGTGACAATCTCCTCTAACCACGTGCCTGAAAACTTCTCGCTGGAACTCACCCACGCTACTCCGGCTGTTGAG CAGGTTTCTCAGCTTCTCTCGATGCTCCACCAGGGCCAGTATCAACCAAGGCCAAGTTTTCGAGGAAACAAGTATTCCAGAAGCTACAG GTATGCCCTACAAGATATGGATAAATTCAGCTTGAAAGACAGTGGCCGAGGTGACAGTGAAGCTGGAGACAGTGATTATGATTTGGGGAGAGAGTCTCCAATTGACAGACTTCTTGGGGAAGGATTCAGTGACCTTTTCCTTACAGATGGGAGAATTCCTGCAG CGATGCGACTGTGCACGGAGGAGTGCAGGGTTCTGGGGCACTCTGACCAGTGCTGGATGCCACCGttgccctctccctcctctgaCTACAGAAGTAACATGTTCATCCCTGGAGAGGAGTTCCAgtcaccccagcagcagctgcagctgcagcagcagcagcagcagggccttGAGGAAGATGCGCAGCCTGCTGACGCcagtgagaaaaagaagagctttTCCACGTTTGGTAAAGACTGCCAGAGCAAGGAGGATTCAGGGGACACCTGTacctcctctctcctttctgaAATGAGCAGTGTCTTCCAGCGCCTGCTGCCTCCCTCGCTAGATGCCTACGCGGAGTGCAATGAGATGGATCGCTCCAACTCGTTGGAGCGCAGGAAGGGACATTTGCCAGCCAAGACTGTAAATTATCCGCAGGGGgtggcagcctgggcagccagCACACATTTCCAAAATCCTGCCAACAACGGGCCCACTATGGGGACTCACTCGAGCGCGCAGCCTTCCTCCAAGTGGCTGCCAGCCATGGAGGAGATCCCAGAGAATTACGAGGAAGATGATTTTGACAATGTGCTCAACCACCTCAGTGATGGTAAACACGAACTCATGGATGCCAGTGAGCTGGTGGCAGAAATTAACAAGCTGCTGCAAGATGTCCGGCAGAACTAA